GCTCGAAGGCCTGGCCGGGCGGCGCGCGCGGCTGAACCTGCCGACCTGGCGCCAGCAGGCGCCGTTCCTGCTGATCTGGCTGCTCCTGCTGCTGGCTGCGGCGCGACCGCAGTGGCTGGGCGAGCCGGTACCGGTGTCGGCCAGCGGCCGCGACCTGCTGGTGGCAGTGGATGTGTCCGGGTCCATGGACTTCCCCGACATGCAGTGGCAAAACGATGAAATCAGCCGCCTGGACCTGGTCAAGGCGCTGATGGGTGATTTTCTCCAGGACCGCCAGGGCGACCGGGTCGGCCTGATCCTGTTCGGCAGCCAGGCCTACCTGCAGGCACCGCTGACCTTCGACCGACGCACCGTGCGCACCTTCCTCGACGAAGCGCAGATCGGCATCGCCGGCAAGAACACCGCCATCGGCGACGCCATTGGCCTGGCGCTCAAGCGCCTGCGCCAGCGCCCCGCGCAGAGCCGGGTGCTGATCCTGATCACCGACGGCGCCAACAACGGCGGGCAGATCCACCCGCTGACCGCCGCGCGCCTGGCCGCTCAGGAAGGCGTGCGCATCTACACCATCGGCATCGGCGCCAACCCCGAGGCCAGCGGCACCCCCGGCCTACTCGGGCTGAACCCAAGCCTGGACCTGGACGAAGCCGCGCTCAAGGAGATCGCCGACATCACCCATGGCAGCTATTTCCGCGCCCACGACGGCGCCGAACTGGGCGCCATCGGCGACACCCTCGACCAGTTGGAGCCGGTGGCCCAGCAACCCACCCAGGCGCGCACCGCCACCGAGCTGTATGCCTGGCCACTGGGCCTGGCGTTGTTGCTCAGCGTGCTCTTGGTGGTGGCCGTGCAGTGGCCGGACAACCTGCTGCAACGCCTGCTGCGCAAGCCGCGCTTCCTGCAACCGCACCCGGAATGGCGCCAGCGCCTCAAGCGCCTGCGCCTGAGGAGGCGACGATGATCGACCTCTGGCCACAATGGTTGCGCCCGCTCTGGCTACTGGCGGTGCCGCTGCTCGGCTGGCTGCTGTTCAAACTCTGGCACCGGCGCAAGCGCGCCGGGCGTTGGCAGTTGATCCTGCCGCAGCCGTTCCACGCCGTGCTGCTCGGCGGCGGGCGCGGCGGCAGCGGCAAACTGCCCTGGATCGCCCTGGGCCTGGCCTGGCTGCTGGTAGTGCTGGCGCTGCTCGGGCCAAG
The window above is part of the Pseudomonas muyukensis genome. Proteins encoded here:
- a CDS encoding vWA domain-containing protein; this translates as MFELAWPWLFLLLPLPWLARLLLPAADSGEPVLKVGFLDELEGLAGRRARLNLPTWRQQAPFLLIWLLLLLAAARPQWLGEPVPVSASGRDLLVAVDVSGSMDFPDMQWQNDEISRLDLVKALMGDFLQDRQGDRVGLILFGSQAYLQAPLTFDRRTVRTFLDEAQIGIAGKNTAIGDAIGLALKRLRQRPAQSRVLILITDGANNGGQIHPLTAARLAAQEGVRIYTIGIGANPEASGTPGLLGLNPSLDLDEAALKEIADITHGSYFRAHDGAELGAIGDTLDQLEPVAQQPTQARTATELYAWPLGLALLLSVLLVVAVQWPDNLLQRLLRKPRFLQPHPEWRQRLKRLRLRRRR